CAGGATGAAATTTGTTTTTCAATTCATTGAAAATTAAGGTTTTAACTACTTTTATGCACATAATGAACATTTTATACATTATATTTTAGTTTAATATGTATAAGAATTACCAAGAATTGTGCCAAAGTCTCATGCACAGACTTCAAGCGTCAAAAGAAATTGAATGGAATGTTGCACATACCCAATTTCTTATCAAATCTGAATTTCTAAAGAAGAAATTTATAGAAGGGATCGACCAAAAAGGATTTGAGAAGCTTATTGAATTAATAATAAAGGAAAGAAGAGTAGATAAACCCATCCAATACATCATTCACGAAGCAGTTTTTATGGAACTCATTCTATATGTCGATGAGAATGTCCTTATCCCTAGATTCGAAACAGAAGAATTAGTCGATTGGATTACACAAGAATACAAGAAACAAATGGAACCTTTGTCAGTTTTAGACATTGGAACCGGAAGCGGATGTATACCGATATATTTAAAGCGGCAATTTCCGCACTGGAATGTTTATGCATTTGATATCTCCGCTGAGGCTTTAAGGGTTGCAGAATTGAATGCAAATAAATATTCCTGTAAAATAAGTTGGACCCAAACTGACTTTTTATCCGAGCAAGTATCAGACCACTTAAAAGTAGACCTGATTATCTCCAACCCACCTTATATTACACCCGAAGAAACCCATCAAATGGACTCCCATGTTTTTCTACATGAGCCCAGGTTGGCGCTATTTGTTCCAACGGAAGATCCGCTCATCTTTTATAAAAAAATAATTGAATTTTCAGTTAACCATCTGTCTGCAAATGGCAAAATATTTTGCGAATTAAATGAATTTAGAATGGATGAAGTCGTTTATTTATTCAATCAATCAGGATTTATGGTTGAAATTAAAAAGGATCTTCAAAATAAAAACAGAATGTTGAAAGCATGGCGTTGCTGAGCCTTTAGAAAGCTAGTGCGTAATAACGCATTTCACCCGATGATGCTTACCTAAAAAATAATAAATACCCGGTGAAAGCTGTTCCCATTTATTCAATACATCATCTGACATGTTTGATATAATAATTCCCTGACTTGAAAACCACCATCCATCCCCTAGGGATCCCATTAGTCTTTCTAATTCAAATTTTTGAAATACCACTTTGAATTCGTTGACAGGATTGGCCAAAGTATTTAATTGACTTGGAGTTTTAAACTCTGCGCTCATTTGAAAAGCACCCTGTCCATGGGTAAAAATAGTGAGTGTGTTTCTCAAATGATCCAACTTCAAATCATATACCGGTACAATATAAATGCTTTCATCTGTAAAATTCTGCCAACTTTGCCCCATATTCTGGCTAACAAACAATCCGAAATCATTTCCAACAAATAGAACTCCGTCCTGATCAGGGTGAAATTTTAAACAGTGAATGGGTATTTCAGGTAAATTCCCTTGGAGACTAATCCATTTTTTTCCAAAATCATCACTAAAATACAAGTGATCCGTTTGATAACCAGAAAATGAAACCAGGATTTTATTGGGGTATTTGGGATGAATTTCGATATCAGAAATTATTCTATTCGGAAGAGTAGCATCTATCCGCGTAAAATGATTAAGGTTTAATCTAATTTGATACAATCTCGTTTCAGGTGGTTGAATCGAATAAGACGAAGCGTATAAAATATCCGGATTATATGGATCAAATTCACAGCCATTAAAAGTCTCATTCGGATTTCCAAAATCCAGTTCTTTCCAAATTTGCCCTTGATCATTTGTATGGTAAATTTTGCGTCCTGTAGCGGCAAGTATATTTGGCTGCAAAGGATGCATGGTGAATGGACTTATAAAGGAAGCATCTTGATCTACTTTTTTAATTTCTTTCCAACTTTTACCAGCATCGTTTGATCGATAAATATTCGAATATTGGCTTGAAATATAGAAAATATCCTTAACATCTTTGTGAAAGTAGCAGGAACCTCCATCACCTCTTCCAATTTTTGACCAAGTACCACTCGTATCCCTCCATACGGATTGATTGTCTTGTAAGCCTCCTATAATCCTACCTTCACTAAATGGATCTAAATCTCCAGCATAAAACTGCGCGGTTCGCAAGCCTCCATTACAAGCATAAAAGTCCTTTCCAAAATTATCAGACCGAAAAATTCCACCATCCGTGCAGAAATAAACCTTTTCAGGATCTAAATGATTTTTAATAATATCATGAAAATCAACATGCACCTTGGTTTCGTTTGGATATAGTCTTTCAAACTGATTACCAGCGCCTTTTTCATCCAAAAAAAGATCGACTCCGCCAGCAAGAATTTTGTTTGCGGATAAATCATGAATAGCCAATCCATTTGCATACCAACCCTGGTAACTTGCGATATCAGGCAAGTTGTGGTAAAACAAATTCTCAAAAAAATTAATCGTTCTGATAAATCTGATTGTCCTAAACTTGTCAGAAAGAATTGCACAAATATAATCCGGGCGTTTGCTTTGATGGGCAAGCATAATTTTCCCCTGATAAGATGCAGTATCTGGCAATTGGATTTTTCTCCAATTCTTCCCAGCATCTTTGCTTTGAAAAATACCATAATCATTTGCTCCCAAGCCGCCCACACCAACCGTAATCCAATGGGGCTTAAAGCTGTGCAATAGCAAGCCACTTATCATGGGTTTGTCCAATATTTGATTCCAACTTTTTCCTCCATTGATCGACTGATATAAGCCTTCCGTTGTTGCCGCATACACTGTATCGGGCGATATTGGGTTAAACACAATCTTATTGATGCCTCTGGGTATCTCATCCTTCCAATCCAGTACAATCTCCCAGGATGCTCCGGCATCCACCGATCTCAGTATTCCAATCCCATTGAATCCGCGTAAAGTTCTTATGTTGCGGTTGTCCCATTCCTCCTCTGAATGATATACTTCCCCCGTGCCAACCAAAATGGTATCTGGCTGCTGCGGGTGCAAGGCAATGGCAGAAAAACTACATACAGGATAAGTGACTTTAACCCTTCTCCAAGCCTGTTCGCCAATTCCGCCAGACGCAGAATACCACAAACCACCTGAGGCACTACCAGCCCATAAAATAGAGGTGTCAAATGGATGAATTGCTAAACTTAACATTCTTCCAGCAATATGATCTGGCCCTAAAAAATGCCATGAGTATCTATTTTCTTCTCCAGATTCTATCCGCTTTACATTTGCAAAACGATCTACAGCAATTTGATACAATGAATCAACATTCAGGAATTGGTGAGGAAATCTATCCCGAAAGCCTTCATTTTGCAGTCTATTGAATGATTCAGATGTTAAGGTGTTATTCTGTGATGGAGTACATGCAAAAATAAAAAAAATTATATAACAGAAAAGGTAAGTAAAAAAAATCCAAGTTGAAGAATTCATAAAATTAACCACCTGCCTTTTTACAGTTGCTATATCCCAATCCATTTAAGAATTCAATCGCTTTTAAAACCTGGTTACCTTGAATCAGAATTTCACCCTCCTTAACACTTCCACCAACACCACATTTTTCTTTGAGGCGTTTTGCCAATTCATTGATTACTTCATTGTTTTCTTCAAATCCAAAGATTCTGGTCACGAATTTTCCACCTCTGACAGATTCTGGAACAACTCTAATTTTTTGCATTTTTTTTGGAGTTCCGGGTTCTATTGAATCCGAATTAGAATTCAAATCATTCTTTGAATCACCTGTAGAATAAACCAAACCTAATTCTGAAAGTGAATTTAACTTCTTAGCCATATCAGACTTTTTTTCCTTTTAGAACTTGCTCCACTGAGAAATCCATGGCTTTATGCGCCAAAGGACTTGCAAATGTATTTAATTCTTCCAAAAGTTGTAATATCCCATCTTTATCCCTTAGTTCAATCCTGGTTTCCAATCGGTCTATATGATCCTGTAAGGTATGTACATCTTCATTGTTTAACCAAGTGGCATTTTGTTCGATAAATTTTTTGGTATGTGAAATGACCATTTTCGCTTCATTGCTTGCATCAATAAGGGTTTTTTGATCCATATCTGCTTTGGCAAAATCAATGGAATTTTTTAGCATTCCTGTAATTTCTTCCGGTGTAATCGCAAATTGAGATTTAATGATTACCAACTGCTCCGTTTCCGATCTCAGTTCCTTTGCTTTTACTTGTAATATACCATCCGCGTCAATTTTAAAAGTAACTTCAATTTTAGGAATGCCCAAAGGCATTGCAGGAATATTGCTCAGAATGAATTCACCCAATTTGCGATTGTGTTCTACAAGATCCCGTTCGCCCTGAAAGACAGAAATCTTTAGCTTGGTTTGACCATCTTTCGATGTGGTATAATTTTTTGCAAGTTGTGTTGGTATTTTGCTATTTCGAGGAATAATAACATCCATGATTCCTCCGAGTGTCTCAATGCCAAGGGAAAGTGGATTTACATCAAGAAGAAGCATGTCTTTCCTTCCTCCTGATAAAATATCAGCCTGAATCGCTGCTCCCAATGCAACAGCCTGATCCGGGTGGAGCTCAGTATGGACTTCCTTTTTAAAAAAGGACGAAACAGCATTTTTGACGATGTTCATTCTTGTCGCTCCTCCAACTAAAATAACTTGTTGAATATCTTCAAATTTTAATTGAGCATCTTGCAAAGCCAAGCGCACACAATCCATTGTTTTGCTTAAGAGATGATTTGTGCAAGATTCAAATTCAACACGATTTAGTTCCAGCTCATACTCATTCCATTGATATTTGGAGCTTTCAAGTTCATTTAAATCCTTCCTGACCTGCTCCGCAATCAAGCGCAATTGATTGAGAGAAGCGTGCTGTTCAGGAATGGAAAACTGATATTTTACTGCCCAAAAATCCACTATGGCTTGGTCAAAATCATCGCCTCCTAAATAGGTATCTCCCCTCGTGGATAAAACATCAAATACCCCGTCTTCAATTCTCAAGATAGAAATATCAAAAGTTCCCCCACCAAGATCATAAACAGCCACGATTGAACTATCAAATCTATTAAGTCCAATGCCATAGGCCAGACTGGCAGCTGTAGGCTCATTAATGATTCTCAAAACATCCAATCCTGCTAGTTTTCCAGCATCTCTTGTGGCCTGCCTTTGAGCGTCATTAAAATAAGCAGGCACTGTGATTACCGCTTTGTTGATTGTTTTTCCGGTACTTTTCTCAGCTTCATTTTTTAAATGCTGCAACAAAATTGCTGACAATTCAAGAGGGGAATAAGTTTTATCATAGACTTTAATTCGCACCATACCTTCCTGAGAATCTTGATCTAATTGGTACCCAAAATATTTTTTTTGTTCTTTGAGATCATGGAAAGATTTGCCGAGCAATCTTTTGACCGAATAAATGGTAATGCCAGAATCTTTGGTAAGGTAATCTTTGGCCTCGTTTCCAATCAATCTAGTGCCATCCTTCAAAAAATGAATAACTGATGGTACAAAAAGCTCTTTACCACAATGATCTCTGATGATATAACTTTTACCTTCATGAACCGCGGCAATTAAACTATTGGTCGTACCTAAATCAATTCCTACAACTAATTCCTTGGTATGGAGCAGCTCACCAGTCTTAAAATTAATTGGAATTTTTGCCATCGATGTATATAAACCAAATTTTATATACAGTGTTTAGATTTTGCCATGTTAAATCTCTCAAAAAATAAGCAGGTCTCTTTATTTATTGTTCTAGCTGGTATTTTTATTACAAATGTTATTTTGGCGGAGTTCCTTGGCGTCAAAATATTCTCCCTTGAAAAGACTCTGGGTTTTCAGCCGGTTCACATTTCTCTATTTGGATTCCAAAACTTATCGTTTAACCTTACAACGGGTGTGTTGATTTGGCCGGTGGTATTTGTATTAACTGATCTAATCAATGAATATTATGGACCAAAAGGGGTCCGGTTTTTGTCATATTTAGCTGCCGGACTAATTTTGTTTGCATTTGTGGTCGTATCAGTTGCCATCCAGCTTGTACCCGCAGATTTCTGGCCAAAGTCTCATCTTTCACTGGCAGATGATGGTCTTGCTCAACCTGTCCAAGATTTGAACCACGCCTATAAGCTTATTTTTGGGCAGGGAATGTGGATTATTGTTGGTTCATTGGTTGCATTTTTAGTAGGTCAGATATTGGATGTGTTTGTTTTTCATAAAATTAAGGAAAACACTGGTGAAGGAAAAATTTGGTTAAGAGCTACAGGATCTACTTTGATCTCGCAGTTTATAGATAGTTATGTGGTATTATGGATTGCCTTTTACTTGGGCGCAGGTTGGCCATTAAAGCAGGTATTGGCAATCGGCACGATAAATTATTTGTATAAATTTATAGTGGCCATTCTGACCACCCCTGTTATTTATATTGCCCATTATTACATCGATCGTTTTTTAGGAGAGGATCTCTCTAAATCACTAAAAGAAGAGGCCATTCAAAGTTAATATTTATATCATTTTTAGATGAACAAACAATTGACATCGCGTATCATTATGGTAAGGCCAGCTCATTTTGGCTATAACCCGGAAACAGCCAATAACAACAAATTTCAATCCAAACCTGCTGATGTCTCCTCCAATTCAATTCAGCAATTGGCAGTTGAGGAGTTTGATGCAATGGTTGCAAAATTGCAAATGAGGAATATTGAGGTAATTGTATTTCAAGAGGATGATCTAGAAATTAGGCCGGACGCTGTATTCCCAAACAATTGGCTTACTTTACATGAAGATGGTAAACTGATCAGCTACCCAATGTATTCCCCATTGCGTAGATTAGAAAGATCTGCCAAATTGGTTGAAATACTGCACCATAACTTTGTTGTCAATCAATCCATCCACTTAGAAAAATATGAAGAGAAAAATCAATTTTTAGAGGGTACAGGAAGTATGATTTTTGACAGAGGGAACAAGATTATATATGCTTGTCTTAGTGAAAGAACGAATCCTGAATTACTTCAATTGATTTCTGATATCCTAAACTATCAATTGATTACTTTTGAATCCAAAGACGCAATGGGCTATCCCATCTACCACACCAATGTGATGATGGCCATGGGTTTGGATTTTGTAATCATTTGTATGGAATCTATCTCAGTGCCCGATCAATTGAAATTAAAAACTATTTTTCAACAAACTGGTAAACAGATCATTGAAATAGACTTTCAACAAATGAATTCATTTGCGGGCAATATGTTACAATTGGTAAATTCGAAAGGAGAGCCTCAGTTGATTATGTCTGGATCTGCTCATAAAAGTCTGAATTTAAATCAAATTGAAGCACTTGAATCTAAGACCCAAATACTGGTTGTAGATATTCCTACCATCGAAAAAATTGGAGGTGGTAGTGCAAGATGCATGATAGCAGAAAATTTTCTTTCTCCCAAGTAGTCCAAATATTAGCACAGATTATTTATCAAGAATCCACTGAATTTCACTTTTCGATTTGGTCAACTGGGTACTTTTTCTTACTTTATCCATATTAAAATGGACAATATTAACCTGTGAGGGTATAATGGAATGGAGAAAATCAAGCTTAATTTTAATCATTTGTGGTGAATCACATTTTCCTTCTCTGTAAATTAATACAGCCTCTTCATCCTGTTCAAAACCCAACAGTCTTAAATTGATTTTGGTATTATTTATATAAACATTACTCGTAAGTTCTAAATATTGCCCGAGCAACTGTATATTATCAGAATATAAACTATCCTGCAGAAGATCAGTCTTTGTGCCTTGATGAAAGGAAAGGGCACGTTCCAAATCATCGGTAAACACGCGATGGGTGACTTGTAAGACCGAGTCAACAGCAATATACTTGAAGTTGGAAACACTCACAAAATGCGGGTGAGTAAATAAAAAAGAAAAGTGCAACAGGAAATAAAGAATCATGGACAAAAATAGGAAATATTAATGGATCTACGAAGAAATTCGTAGAATCATTTTACCTTTGTTTATTACAATGTTCTTCTATGAAATTTAAAAGTGGTTATACCATCGTTTTTATTCTCATGCTACATTCATATTATATTCTTTCTCAGAATATTATGAATAATCCCTCCTCTAATCATGGTAATAAATTTGAACAATTGGGCAGCATTCTTCCTGATCCAAACACCTATCGAAATGCGGCAGGAGCCCCTGGATTTCAGTATTGGCAAATGAAAGCCGACTATAAAATAAACGTATTTCTGGACGAAGAAAATTTCAGGATAAAGGGAGACGAATGGATTACTTTCCACAATTTGTCACCAGAATCTCTGGATTACTTATGGCTACAACTTGATGAAAATCAACATAGTCCGGATGCTGAAAGCAATTTCTATGATGGAAGCAAATACGCTCCGCCATTTTATGAAAGAACATTAACCGACATGGACATCCGGTCAAAATTGGAGGGACATGGCGTAAAAATTGAAGCCGTTCTGGATGGAAAAGGGCAAAAATTACCCTTTACAATCCATCAAACCATGATGAGAGTGGACTTGCGACAGCCACTGGCATCCGGTAAAACGTTCAAATTCTTTATCAAATGGACTTATGCAATTCCCAATAGGTTGACCATTGGTGGAAGAGGGGGATATGAGCTTTTTCCGGAAGACCAAAATGCGCTATTCACCATCTCGCAATGGTATCCAAGGATGTGTGTCTATTCTGATTTTCAAGGCTGGCAAAACAAACAATTTTCAGGCCGGGCAGAATTTGCATTGACATTTGGAAATTTTGATGTAAAGATGAATGTTCCTGCTGATCATATCGTTGCTTCCACCGGTGAATGCCAAAACTATGGTGAAGTTTTAAGTGCGGATCAATTTTTGAGATATAAAGCTGCCATTCATTCCGATGAACCCATAGAAATTGTACTAAAGAAGGAAGCTGAACAATCTGAAAAACAACAATCAACAGATCGTAAAATCTGGCATTATAAAGCAAATAATGTTCGGGATTTTGCTTTCGGGAGTTCTCGTAAATTCATTTGGGATGCCATGGGAATCAAAATAGGCAATAAGAAGGTAATGTGTATGAGTTATTACCCCAAAGAATCCTATGGATTGTACCGCAAATATTCCACCAAAGTAGTTGCACACACCATTCGTACCTATTCCAAATATACGATCGACTACCCCTATCCAGTAGCAATCAGCGTTGAAGCATCCAATGGAATGGAGTATCCTATGATTTGTTTTAATTTCGGGCGGACAGAAAAGGATGGTACTTATTCAGAGGGCACCAAATATGGTATGATTGGAGTCATTATACACGAGGTGGGGCACAATTTCTTCCCTATGATAATTAATAGCGATGAGCGGCAATGGACCTGGATGGATGAAGGATTAAATTCCTTTATTCAATACCTGACCCAGGAAGAATTTGATAACAACTATCCATCCCCACGTGGACCGGCGCATAAGATAGTGGATTACATGCGACTTCCCAAAGATGAACTTGAACCAATCATGACCAACAGTGATAATTTGGTCCATTTTGGCTCAAATGCATATCATAAAACGGCAACAGCCTTAACTATTCTCAGAGAGACCATAATGGGAAGGGAATTATTCGATCATGCTTTCAAAAAGTATGCGGAGCGTTGGAAATTTAAACACCCTACGCCTGCTGATTTTTTCAGAACGATGGAAGATGCTTCTTCTATTGACCTGGATTGGTTTTGGAGAGCTTGGTTTTATGACATAGACCCGGTTGACATATCGATGGATTCTGTAATCGTTTATTCTTTTGTAAACAAGGCGATCGTTAAAGATTCAACCACCCAAAATTCAAGTTTGACCAACCGTACATCCATGTCGAAAAGTATCGAACCGAAGTATGAAATTCCGAAAAACTTTAAGTCAATCACTAAAATTAGAAACAAAGAATCAGGGATGTCTTTCTTAATTGACCGGGACACCTCTCTTAGGGATTTTTACTATACTTATAAAGAAGTGGAAAAACCTTCAAATGAAATTTCTCCGGGTCCTATTAGAAATTCTAATAGCCGCACAGAAAATGAGTTATTAAATGATTCAATTTTTGCTAAATACGAATCCTACCATTTATACGAAATTCATTTTTCAAATATTGGTGGATGCGTGATGCCAATTATTTTACAGTGGAATTACAAGGATGGCACTTCTGAAATAGAACGGATACATGCGTATATTTGGAGAAAAAACGAATATTCGTTTACAAAGACATTCCTAAAAAAGAAACCAGTGCAGTCTATTGTCTTAGATCCCTTCCTCGAAACAGCAGATATTGATATGGACAATAACATTTGGAATACTCAAATAGAACCTGCTCGTTTTGAACTTTTCAAATCGGGTCAACGAACTGGAGGCAGAAGATCACAAAATCAAAACAGATCTCCTAACCCAATGCAGAAAGCACTTCAATCAAAAGAACAAAATAAATAAAAACTTTATTCAATACCAAAGCCATGGTGCTGACAG
This window of the Saprospiraceae bacterium genome carries:
- the prmC gene encoding peptide chain release factor N(5)-glutamine methyltransferase, with the protein product MHRLQASKEIEWNVAHTQFLIKSEFLKKKFIEGIDQKGFEKLIELIIKERRVDKPIQYIIHEAVFMELILYVDENVLIPRFETEELVDWITQEYKKQMEPLSVLDIGTGSGCIPIYLKRQFPHWNVYAFDISAEALRVAELNANKYSCKISWTQTDFLSEQVSDHLKVDLIISNPPYITPEETHQMDSHVFLHEPRLALFVPTEDPLIFYKKIIEFSVNHLSANGKIFCELNEFRMDEVVYLFNQSGFMVEIKKDLQNKNRMLKAWRC
- a CDS encoding translation initiation factor → MAKKLNSLSELGLVYSTGDSKNDLNSNSDSIEPGTPKKMQKIRVVPESVRGGKFVTRIFGFEENNEVINELAKRLKEKCGVGGSVKEGEILIQGNQVLKAIEFLNGLGYSNCKKAGG
- the hscA gene encoding Fe-S protein assembly chaperone HscA, which codes for MAKIPINFKTGELLHTKELVVGIDLGTTNSLIAAVHEGKSYIIRDHCGKELFVPSVIHFLKDGTRLIGNEAKDYLTKDSGITIYSVKRLLGKSFHDLKEQKKYFGYQLDQDSQEGMVRIKVYDKTYSPLELSAILLQHLKNEAEKSTGKTINKAVITVPAYFNDAQRQATRDAGKLAGLDVLRIINEPTAASLAYGIGLNRFDSSIVAVYDLGGGTFDISILRIEDGVFDVLSTRGDTYLGGDDFDQAIVDFWAVKYQFSIPEQHASLNQLRLIAEQVRKDLNELESSKYQWNEYELELNRVEFESCTNHLLSKTMDCVRLALQDAQLKFEDIQQVILVGGATRMNIVKNAVSSFFKKEVHTELHPDQAVALGAAIQADILSGGRKDMLLLDVNPLSLGIETLGGIMDVIIPRNSKIPTQLAKNYTTSKDGQTKLKISVFQGERDLVEHNRKLGEFILSNIPAMPLGIPKIEVTFKIDADGILQVKAKELRSETEQLVIIKSQFAITPEEITGMLKNSIDFAKADMDQKTLIDASNEAKMVISHTKKFIEQNATWLNNEDVHTLQDHIDRLETRIELRDKDGILQLLEELNTFASPLAHKAMDFSVEQVLKGKKV
- a CDS encoding queuosine precursor transporter, which translates into the protein MLNLSKNKQVSLFIVLAGIFITNVILAEFLGVKIFSLEKTLGFQPVHISLFGFQNLSFNLTTGVLIWPVVFVLTDLINEYYGPKGVRFLSYLAAGLILFAFVVVSVAIQLVPADFWPKSHLSLADDGLAQPVQDLNHAYKLIFGQGMWIIVGSLVAFLVGQILDVFVFHKIKENTGEGKIWLRATGSTLISQFIDSYVVLWIAFYLGAGWPLKQVLAIGTINYLYKFIVAILTTPVIYIAHYYIDRFLGEDLSKSLKEEAIQS
- a CDS encoding amidinotransferase is translated as MNKQLTSRIIMVRPAHFGYNPETANNNKFQSKPADVSSNSIQQLAVEEFDAMVAKLQMRNIEVIVFQEDDLEIRPDAVFPNNWLTLHEDGKLISYPMYSPLRRLERSAKLVEILHHNFVVNQSIHLEKYEEKNQFLEGTGSMIFDRGNKIIYACLSERTNPELLQLISDILNYQLITFESKDAMGYPIYHTNVMMAMGLDFVIICMESISVPDQLKLKTIFQQTGKQIIEIDFQQMNSFAGNMLQLVNSKGEPQLIMSGSAHKSLNLNQIEALESKTQILVVDIPTIEKIGGGSARCMIAENFLSPK
- a CDS encoding M1 family metallopeptidase, with product MKFKSGYTIVFILMLHSYYILSQNIMNNPSSNHGNKFEQLGSILPDPNTYRNAAGAPGFQYWQMKADYKINVFLDEENFRIKGDEWITFHNLSPESLDYLWLQLDENQHSPDAESNFYDGSKYAPPFYERTLTDMDIRSKLEGHGVKIEAVLDGKGQKLPFTIHQTMMRVDLRQPLASGKTFKFFIKWTYAIPNRLTIGGRGGYELFPEDQNALFTISQWYPRMCVYSDFQGWQNKQFSGRAEFALTFGNFDVKMNVPADHIVASTGECQNYGEVLSADQFLRYKAAIHSDEPIEIVLKKEAEQSEKQQSTDRKIWHYKANNVRDFAFGSSRKFIWDAMGIKIGNKKVMCMSYYPKESYGLYRKYSTKVVAHTIRTYSKYTIDYPYPVAISVEASNGMEYPMICFNFGRTEKDGTYSEGTKYGMIGVIIHEVGHNFFPMIINSDERQWTWMDEGLNSFIQYLTQEEFDNNYPSPRGPAHKIVDYMRLPKDELEPIMTNSDNLVHFGSNAYHKTATALTILRETIMGRELFDHAFKKYAERWKFKHPTPADFFRTMEDASSIDLDWFWRAWFYDIDPVDISMDSVIVYSFVNKAIVKDSTTQNSSLTNRTSMSKSIEPKYEIPKNFKSITKIRNKESGMSFLIDRDTSLRDFYYTYKEVEKPSNEISPGPIRNSNSRTENELLNDSIFAKYESYHLYEIHFSNIGGCVMPIILQWNYKDGTSEIERIHAYIWRKNEYSFTKTFLKKKPVQSIVLDPFLETADIDMDNNIWNTQIEPARFELFKSGQRTGGRRSQNQNRSPNPMQKALQSKEQNK